The following coding sequences are from one Ornithodoros turicata isolate Travis chromosome 1, ASM3712646v1, whole genome shotgun sequence window:
- the LOC135400085 gene encoding neprilysin-like isoform X3, translated as MTDAGQTTESAATSVPQNEANLPSPSVVQRRCLRPQYCVYTAAVTVVLTLCSLGIYLASRSKLSSAMCRTRPCSHFSKILNKTINYSMNPCTDFYKYVCAGWKTSPIAPARSVFENYENSIAKIILERVLRERVPLKRQTAFQKAARLIQTCVDVKRNAHLSAETLRQLMASVGFQWPLPSETDAIELFVEVSLNWGLQIWGSLTVDRIVRDDNGRPLVTFSNSLHYFNWLRRKQEMKNTGTYFAGRYRISLLLLRTYFRDQLRWTRLQYCEGARGCIVVQSGKKLAKWNTVEDVHKPSEMSWNRHCIVPREVTWEHSCELLGPRSGILVASFAL; from the exons ATGACAGATGCCGGGCAAACGACCGAAAGCGCTGCGACAAGCGTTCCGCAAAAC GAAGCCAATCTTCCAAGTCCATCAGTTGTACAACGTAGGTGTCTACGACCACAGTACTGTGTCTACACTGCAGCAGTCACTGTAGTCTTAACGCTCTGTAGCCTGGGAATCTACCTCGCTTCTCGGTCCAAGCTGTCATCAGCTATGTGCAGGACCCGCCCTTGCAGCCATTTCTCCAAGATACTCAACAAAACTATAAATTACTCTATGAACCCCTGTACTGACTTCTACAAGTACGTGTGCGCGGGGTGGAAGACGAGTCCTATTGCACCCGCCAGATCCGTGTTTGAAAACTACGAAAACAGCATAGCGAAGATTATTCTCGAGAGAGTTCTTCGGGAACGCGTTCCACTCAAACGTCAAACCGCGTTCCAGAAAGCTGCCAGACTCATCCAGACCTGCGTGGACGTGAAGCGGAACGCACACCTCTCGGCTGAGACACTGAGACAACTGATGGCAAGCGTTGGTTTTCAATGGCCATTGCCTTCCGAAACAGATGCCATCGAACTATTCGTGGAGGTGTCCCTCAACTGGGGTCTTCAGATATGGGGCTCGCTAACCGTGGACAGGATCGTTCGCGACGACAACGGAAGGCCCCTTGTGACTTTCTCAAATAGTTTGCATTATTTCAACTGGCTGCGCAggaagcaagaaatgaaaaacaCTGGGACATACTTTGC CGGGCGCTATAGGATTTCCCTACTACTCCTCAGAACTTATTTCCGCGATCAACTACGGTGGACTCGGCTACAGTACTGCGAAGGAGCTCGTGGCTGCATTGTTGTCCAATCCGGAAAAAAGCTGGCTAAGTGGAACACTGTCGAAGACGTACACAAGCCGAGCGAAATGTCTTGGAACAGACATTGCATCGTACCAAGGGAGGTCACTTGGGAGCACTCTTGTGAGCTTCTGGGACCTCGCAGTGGGATCTTGGTCGCTTCATTCGCTTTATGA
- the LOC135400085 gene encoding neprilysin-1-like isoform X2 codes for MTDAGQTTESAATSVPQNEANLPSPSVVQRRCLRPQYCVYTAAVTVVLTLCSLGIYLASRSKLSSAMCRTRPCSHFSKILNKTINYSMNPCTDFYKYVCAGWKTSPIAPARSVFENYENSIAKIILERVLRERVPLKRQTAFQKAARLIQTCVDVKRNAHLSAETLRQLMASVGFQWPLPSETDAIELFVEVSLNWGLQIWGSLTVDRIVRDDNGRPLVTFSNSLHYFNWLRRKQEMKNTGTYFAYVKQHVMRFWTGPVQAVQSIVQKVLVADACITNTVIAPFSSISTAGGLYTFSNIEGGLALMTALNKNASWIGTAYDVNDTVKVLNPGLFASIFNHPRDTLFFRRQLSP; via the exons ATGACAGATGCCGGGCAAACGACCGAAAGCGCTGCGACAAGCGTTCCGCAAAAC GAAGCCAATCTTCCAAGTCCATCAGTTGTACAACGTAGGTGTCTACGACCACAGTACTGTGTCTACACTGCAGCAGTCACTGTAGTCTTAACGCTCTGTAGCCTGGGAATCTACCTCGCTTCTCGGTCCAAGCTGTCATCAGCTATGTGCAGGACCCGCCCTTGCAGCCATTTCTCCAAGATACTCAACAAAACTATAAATTACTCTATGAACCCCTGTACTGACTTCTACAAGTACGTGTGCGCGGGGTGGAAGACGAGTCCTATTGCACCCGCCAGATCCGTGTTTGAAAACTACGAAAACAGCATAGCGAAGATTATTCTCGAGAGAGTTCTTCGGGAACGCGTTCCACTCAAACGTCAAACCGCGTTCCAGAAAGCTGCCAGACTCATCCAGACCTGCGTGGACGTGAAGCGGAACGCACACCTCTCGGCTGAGACACTGAGACAACTGATGGCAAGCGTTGGTTTTCAATGGCCATTGCCTTCCGAAACAGATGCCATCGAACTATTCGTGGAGGTGTCCCTCAACTGGGGTCTTCAGATATGGGGCTCGCTAACCGTGGACAGGATCGTTCGCGACGACAACGGAAGGCCCCTTGTGACTTTCTCAAATAGTTTGCATTATTTCAACTGGCTGCGCAggaagcaagaaatgaaaaacaCTGGGACATACTTTGCGTACGTCAAGCAGCATGTAATGCGGTTCTGGACTGGTCCAGTCCAAGCAGTACAGTCTATTGTCCAAAAGGTTTTGGTGGCAGATGCATGTATAACGAATACAGTTATTGCACCGTTTTCATCCATCTCCACAGCAGGTGGTTTATACACCTTCTCGAATATTGAAGGTGGTCTGGCGCTAATGACCGCGTTAAACAAAAACGCATCCTGGATAGGCACTGCATATGACGTGAATGACACCGTAAAAGTGCTCAACCCGGGGTTGTTTGCGTCTATTTTCAATCACCCACGTGACACTCTTTTTTTCCGACGACAACTGTCCCCCTAA
- the LOC135400085 gene encoding endothelin-converting enzyme 1-like isoform X1 yields the protein MNDMLMIDLGYSVIQQLGRFVSRDLAETQRTAFYPDVYDHEVECFRFVTRDMSLALVVPYVKANVETTDEENIANMVYRIRVFLTRTLTASRTLDTVSKLRVTHFLGSVHDIIILPKHLRSDQQMDKLFSKVPDIEDPIFLKNWIMTLRPLRDIYLSSFAADSIYYPALDSTPRYSASSQSLLIPAGAIGFPYYSSELISAINYGGLGYSTAKELVAALLSNPEKSWLSGTLSKTYTSRAKCLGTDIASYQGRSLGSTLVSFWDLAVGSWSLHSLYEAYKNDITDHPSRLADAPQFSADQLFFISVCYSMCTTANTLNAALLCDVPLRQMREFSETFRCPWNSFMIATDTCETW from the coding sequence ATGAATGATATGTTAATGATAGACCTGGGATACAGTGTTATTCAACAGTTGGGACGCTTTGTTTCGAGAGACTTGGCGGAAACGCAACGTACTGCCTTTTATCCGGATGTGTACGATCACGAGGTAGAGTGCTTTCGCTTCGTAACTAGAGACATGAGCCTTGCTCTCGTTGTCCCATACGTCAAGGCAAATGTCGAAACAACGGACGAAGAAAATATTGCTAACATGGTATACCGCATCCGGGTGTTTCTGACACGCACGTTGACCGCAAGTCGTACTTTAGACACGGTTTCGAAGTTGCGCGTAACTCATTTCCTAGGCAGTGTCCATGACattatcatcttgcccaaacaCCTTCGCTCAGATCAGCAGATGGACAAACTATTCAGTAAAGTGCCAGACATCGAGGATCCGATCTTTTTGAAAAACTGGATCATGACCCTTCGACCACTGCGTGATATATATCTCAGCAGCTTCGCGGCAGACTCCATCTACTACCCAGCGTTAGATAGTACACCGAGGTATTCCGCTTCAAGTCAATCTCTTCTCATTCCAGCGGGCGCTATAGGATTTCCCTACTACTCCTCAGAACTTATTTCCGCGATCAACTACGGTGGACTCGGCTACAGTACTGCGAAGGAGCTCGTGGCTGCATTGTTGTCCAATCCGGAAAAAAGCTGGCTAAGTGGAACACTGTCGAAGACGTACACAAGCCGAGCGAAATGTCTTGGAACAGACATTGCATCGTACCAAGGGAGGTCACTTGGGAGCACTCTTGTGAGCTTCTGGGACCTCGCAGTGGGATCTTGGTCGCTTCATTCGCTTTATGAGGCCTACAAGAATGACATCACTGATCATCCAAGTCGACTTGCAGACGCTCCGCAGTTTTCTGCTGATCAGTTGTTCTTTATCAGTGTTTGTTACAGCATGTGCACGACTGCGAACACGCTGAATGCAGCTCTGTTGTGTGATGTGCCCTTGAGGCAAATGCGTGAATTCTCGGAAACGTTTCGCTGCCCTTGGAATTCATTCATGATTGCAACTGACACGTGCGAAACGTGGTAG
- the LOC135401196 gene encoding uncharacterized protein LOC135401196, translating to MLKLGYPRKVTHGRRPVLRVLQATVSNAPGEPANRGVGHEPCTSSSSTFASNAECEPHDATPFEEAGDHGQHVGPLDLRCMKSLLQIESSSDRHEKWSHQSCQVQPTVRDIGTQWEDPYNSIREEHSYAALRVMTTSSETQTVQKTPSEDMSEALCCFYTGLSLDGFWKLVTTVSLAAQTTITMNVGDQVLLTLMRLRLGLLYFDLAIRFGISLAQAGKIFREMLGILSIGILRKVVVWLPLETILATTPSQFTSSGYGNTSCIIDCTEVPMQRPKRIFREDKPTATIRAATP from the exons ATGTTGAAGCTGGGATACCCAAGAAAG GTGACACATGGGAGGAGGCCGGTCCTTAGGGTGCTTCAGGCCACTGTTAGCAATGCACCAGGAGAGCCTGCAAACCGTGGG GTCGGCCATGAACCATGCACGTCGTCGTCTTCAACCTTTGCAAGTAATGCTGAATGTGAGCCCCATGATGCTACACCATTCGAAGAGGCAGGTGACCATGGTCAACATGTTGGCCCCCTTGACCTTCGTTGCATGAAGTCCTTGCTACAAATAGAAAGCAGCTCTGATAGGCACGAAAAATGGAGTCACCAGAGTTGCCAAGTTCAACCTACAGTTCGTGATATTGGGACGCAATGGGAAGACCCCTACAACAGCATAAGAGAGGAACATTCGTATGCTGCTCTGCGTGTGATGACGACATCTTCAGAAACACAGACAGTACAGAAGACACCCTCTGAAGATATGTCAGAAGCTCTTTGCTGTTTCTACACAGGACTTAGCCTCGATGGCTTCTGGAAGCTCGTGACGACAGTGAGTCTGGCTGCCCAGACTACCATCACAATGAATGTGGGTGATCAAGTATTGTTGACCCTAATGAGGCTACGGCTCGGGTTGTTGTACTTTGACCTGGCAATACGGTTTGGCATCTCACTTGCCCAAGCAGGAAAAATATTCAGAGAAATGCTTGGTATTCTAAGTATTGGTATTCTGAGGAAAGTTGTAGTGTGGCTACCATTAGAGACAATTCTTGCAACTACGCCGTCACAGTTTACGTCTAGCGGATATGGCAACACCAGCTGCATCATCGACTGCACAGAGGTTCCAATGCAACGGCCCAAGAGGATCTTTCGAGAGGACAAACCTACAGCCACTATAAGAGCTGCAACACCATGA